In Cryptomeria japonica chromosome 10, Sugi_1.0, whole genome shotgun sequence, a genomic segment contains:
- the LOC131855794 gene encoding heat shock 70 kDa protein 4-like has translation MSNDKIDDIVLVGGSSRITKLQELLRQNFGQEELCNKVNPDKAIDYGAVMQAATLNNEDVSLTLMDVIPLSLGIETGSGVITVVVPRATPIPCQRGILSARCGVPRVKVCFQISKNGVLTASVEDEGSEASKEITITNVCGRLSKEERDKMIVDANEFQEDDEKVKTKNLARDTLEHYIYNMKSRVSEAKTKHNIKASSAEDFLSTLHSAQEWLDDNEHAEASEFENKLKELQFDRLPHFARNL, from the exons ATGAGCAACGATAAAATCGACGACATTGTATTAGTGGGAGGTTCATCGCGTATAACAAAGCTGCAGGAACTACTTAGACAAAATTTTGGGCAAGAAGAGCTATGCAACAAAGTAAACCCTGACAAGGCCATTGATTATGGTGCGGTCATGCAGGCAGCAACATTGAACAATGAAGACGTGTCCCTAACGCTCATGGATGTTATACCTTTGAGCCTTGGAATTGAAACTGGCTCTGGTGTTATCACCGTAGTTGTTCCTCGAGCTACCCCAATTCCCTGTCAA CGTGGAATTCTATCGGCCAGATGTGGGGTGCCAAGGGTCAAGGTTTGTTTTCAAATAAGCAAGAATGGTGTTCTCACAGCCTCTGTAGAGGACGAGGGTAGCGAAGCAAGTAAAGAGATTACAATAACCAACGTGTGTGGAAGACTGAGCAAAGAGGAGAGGGATAAAATGATAGTTGATGCTAATGAATTTCAAGAGGATGATGAAAAAGTTAAAACGAAGAATCTGGCCAGAGACACTCTGGAGCACTACATTTACAACATGAAAAGCAGGGTAAGTGAGGCCAAGACCAAACATAATATAAAGGCATCATCTGCAGAAGACTTCCTATCGACACTGCATAGTGCTCAAGAATGGTTGGACGACAATGAGCATGCAGAAGCTTCTGAATTTGAAAACAAGTTGAAAGAGCTCCAGTTTGATCGGTTGCCTCATTTTGCAAGGAATCTATGA